In a genomic window of Vanessa tameamea isolate UH-Manoa-2023 chromosome 31, ilVanTame1 primary haplotype, whole genome shotgun sequence:
- the LOC113400605 gene encoding juvenile hormone esterase-like, whose amino-acid sequence MGTISTFITFAAIIGVTFSFESTKIVNTKQGKVEGYLTNNGFYYEYLGIRYGVPNKFRAPSPPPKFSGIYKANNPNVICPQFPTHDPLAAPSDTEDCLVLNIYAPSFINATFPVMVFIHGGDFGVGSGSAAFYGADYLVSHSVIVVTLNYRLNAYGFLNLDLPEAPGNAGLKDIRAALRWINENIANFNGDPDNVTVFGQGSGGLAAIYLTMTDTTKGLFHRIISESGTPFAPQAFDAQPLATARQVAKSLGVKTKNTKELLKIYTETPITEVEEAIGKQMNAKSVFLPTVEKIFDDEEPFLTDSPYNILTTGKKHKCFNPVPIIIGINTVEGLTSTLDYYTITSQMDRIKNEDYSALDQRSLIVPFDEREEFRNTIKETFFANTTSDEALVGGIINLNTDFSYVGPISLFSDLYANSSGMPVYQYIFSYIGNRNLGRLLTNSSLAATANRDELFYIFELERMPLPMDENDARIVTFMTMMWTNFAKFGSPTPDPSNGEWLPYHHLAINLEPQYVAPLTPERAYFWRHFYYKYGSDIPKDK is encoded by the exons ATGGGTACAATAAGTACATTTATCACTTTTGCCGCCATTATCGGCGTAACTTTTTCGTTCGAAAGTACCAAAATTGTGAATACAAAACAAGGAAAAGTTGAaggatatttaacaaataatggATTCTATTATGAATATCTTGGTATTAGATATGGCGTCCCAAATAAGTTTCGA gcCCCATCCCCACCACCGAAATTCTCAGGTATATACAAAGCGAATAATCCGAACGTCATCTGTCCCCAATTCCCAACTCACGACCCCCTAGCCGCTCCCAGTGACACTGAGGACTGCCTCGTTTTGAACATATATGCTCCATCATTTATCAATGCAACCTTCCCGGTCATGGTGTTCATCCACGGTGGAGACTTCGGAGTCGGTTCTGGTTCCGCCGCATTTTACGGGGCAGATTATTTAGTTAGCCACAGTGTTATCGTTGTTACCTTGAACTACAGGCTGAACGCATACGGGTTCCTTAATTTGGACTTACCAGAAGCCCCCGGAAACGCTGGCTTGAAGGACATCAGAGCGGCTTTGAGATGGATCAATGAGAATATTGCCAACTTTAATGGAGACCCTGATAATGTAACAGTTTTTGGTCAAGGTAGTGGAGGTTTAGCAGCTATATACCTTACCATGACGGATACCACAAAGGGTCTCTTTCATAGAATAATATCGGAGAGCGGCACGCCCTTCGCGCCTCAGGCGTTCGACGCACAACCATTGGCGACCGCGAGACAAGTTGCAAAATCACTGGgagtaaaaactaaaaatacgaAGGAACTCCTGAAAATTTACACTGAAACCCCAATCACAGAAGTCGAAGAAGCGATTGGGAAACAAATGAACGCGAAGTCGGTATTCTTACCAACTGTTGAGAAGATATTCGACGATGAGGAGCCGTTCCTGACAGATTCACCGTACAATATCCTCACGACTGGCAAGAAGCACAAGTGCTTCAATCCTGTGCCAATAATCATTGGTATAAACACGGTTGAAGGATTGACAAGTACACTGGATTACTACACAATAACGAGCCAAATGGACAGGATAAAGAACGAGGATTATTCAGCTCTAGACCAGAGAAGTTTAATCGTGCCTTTTGATGAAAGAGAGGAATTCCGAAACACCATCAAAGAGACCTTCTTCGCAAATACAACATCAGACGAAGCGTTAGTGGGGGGTATTATAAACTTGAACACTGATTTCTCGTACGTCGGTCCGATATCATTATTCTCTGACCTATACGCCAATAGTTCTGGCATGCCAGTATACCAATATATATTCAGTTACATCGGTAATAGAAACCTGGGGAGACTGTTGACTAATAGCAGTTTGGCTGCAACAGCTAATAGAGATGAACTGTTTTACATCTTCGAGCTGGAACGAATGCCATTACCCATGGATGAAAACGATGCGAGGATTGTCACATTTATGACAATGATGTGGACGAACTTCGCGAAGTTTGG TTCACCCACACCAGATCCTAGCAATGGTGAGTGGTTGCCATACCACCATTTGGCCATCAATCTAGAACCTCAATACGTGGCGCCGTTAACACCGGAGCGGGCGTACTTTTGGCGCCATTTCTATTACAAATATGGCTCCGATATTCCTAaagataaataa
- the LOC113400594 gene encoding PR domain zinc finger protein 5-like: MNKKPVRTGPRIRITRPANRKKEEPQKQDDRSYIYSCQYCRLKFTQNSHFCRHMTSNHQAQQREATFECNDCQIVFNRKSNLDLHCQTQHQRKSKSKCESCAITFKSRYCLRRHMKLKQILAENSCLKCQKKYTSKDDLLKHISNKHMNKNATFECDHCSLKFKAKQSLLTHLNRIHKRL; the protein is encoded by the coding sequence ATGAATAAAAAACCGGTCAGAACCGGTCCGAGGATTCGGATAACGAGACCAGCTAATAGAAAGAAGGAAGAACCACAAAAACAGGACGATAGGAGCTACATTTACAGCTGTCAATATTGTCGTTTAAAATTCACACAGAACAGTCATTTCTGTCGCCACATGACGTCCAACCACCAGGCTCAGCAGCGAGAAGCAACGTTCGAGTGTAATGATTGTCAGATTGTCTTTAACAGAAAGAGTAACCTGGATCTCCACTGCCAGACTCAACACCAACGAAAAAGTAAGTCGAAGTGCGAATCTTGCGCTATAACATTCAAATCGCGCTATTGTTTACGTCGACACATGAAACTGAAGCAGATTTTAGCAGAGAATTCGTGTTTGAAGTGTCAAAAGAAGTACACAAGTAAggatgatttattaaaacatataagcAACAAGCACATGAATAAAAATGCCACATTCGAGTGCGATCACTGCTCTCTAAAGTTCAAAGCAAAACAATCCCTCTTGACTCATTTAAACCGCATACATAAgagattatga
- the Orb2 gene encoding translational regulator orb2 isoform X2: protein MSVHTIPLITPFIRGPKYPYRKIKSPFFPGVEEGGVASGAGAGSPSGPADQTQDVVSRLSAAGLSMCVSALGSPARSSPVSAGSEHGERFSRKVFVGGLPPDIDEDEITSSFRRFGPLVVDWPHKAESKSYFPPKGYAFLLFQDESSVAALMEACITDDDKLYLCVSSPTIRDKPVQIRPWRLADADFVLDASMPLDPRKTVFVGGVPRPLKAVELAMIMDRLYGGVCYAGIDTDPELKYPKGAGRVAFSNQQSYIAAISARFVQLQHGDIDKRVEVKPYVLDDQMCDECAGARCGSKFAPFFCANVTCLQYYCEHCWATIHSRPGREFHKPLVKEGADRPRAVPFRWC, encoded by the exons TCAAGTCTCCTTTCTTCCCCGGGGTGGAAGAAGGTGGTGTCGCGAGCGGGGCCGGCGCTGGATCGCCCTCTGGACCCGCAGACCAGACCCAGGATGTGGTGTCGAGGCTCAGTGCTGCTg GTTTATCGATGTGTGTCAGTGCGCTCGGCTCGCCGGCGCGTTCGTCTCCAGTGTCTGCTGGATCCGAGCACGGGGAGAGGTTCAGCCGGAAGGTGTTCGTCGGTGGACTCCCGCCTGACATTGACGAGG ATGAAATCACGTCGTCGTTCCGACGTTTCGGGCCGCTGGTCGTCGACTGGCCCCATAAAGCCGAGAGCAAGAGTTATTTTCCGCCCAAGGGATACGCATTTCTGCTGTTCCAA GACGAGAGTTCAGTAGCGGCACTCATGGAGGCCTGCATCACAGATGACGACAAGCTATACCTGTGCGTGTCGTCGCCAACAATCCGGGACAAGCCGGTGCAGATCAGGCCCTGGAGGCTGGCCGACGCTGACTTCGTACTGGACGCGAGCATGCCTTTGGATCCGAGGAAGACTGTGTTCGTCGGTGGTGTTCCTCGTCCGCTGAAGGCTG TGGAGCTCGCTATGATCATGGACCGGCTGTACGGCGGCGTCTGCTACGCCGGCATCGATACAGATCCTGAGCTGAAGTATCCAAAG GGAGCCGGTCGTGTAGCGTTCTCCAATCAGCAGTCGTACATAGCGGCCATCTCTGCTCGCTTCGTTCAGCTGCAGCACGGGGACATTGACAAGCGAGTCGAG GTGAAGCCGTACGTGCTGGACGACCAGATGTGCGACGAGTGCGCGGGTGCGCGGTGCGGCTCCAAGTTCGCGCCCTTCTTCTGCGCCAACGTCACCTGTCTGCAG TACTACTGCGAGCACTGCTGGGCCACCATACACTCCAGGCCGGGCCGTGAGTTCCACAAGCCTCTGGTTAAGGAGGGAGCTGACCGCCCGCGGGCCGTGCCCTTCCGCTGGTGTTAG